A single Lycium ferocissimum isolate CSIRO_LF1 unplaced genomic scaffold, AGI_CSIRO_Lferr_CH_V1 ctg12827, whole genome shotgun sequence DNA region contains:
- the LOC132041995 gene encoding putative cysteine-rich receptor-like protein kinase 9, with amino-acid sequence MLINFNILRFLVVLCGNIFLIFSQNGQVNSAPLAHFCPNTTSYSPNSTYSSNLHALLSSLSSNASRNGFYNSPASRTGSDIAYGLFLCRGDVSPNICQNCVSTAGKEILETCPKEKVVVIWYDECLLRYSNRSIFATEDLSSGSIWSHLVNTQNVSEPKRFSSLLGKTMDEIATVAAKENDHSGRKFATIEANFSSHEKVNSLAQCTPDLSETSCDNCLRVAIGNLPSDGKKGGRVIFPSCNIRYEMYHFYNSTAIAPPPPPPVLHSPLPPPPMSNSTSSDRGNFFTHCSLID; translated from the exons ATGTTGATAAACTTCAATATTCTCAGATTTCTTGTAGTACTATGTGGCAatatcttcttgattttcagCCAAAATGGCCAAGTTAACTCAGCTCCTCTAGCACATTTctgcccaaacacaacttcttATAGTCCCAACAGCACTTACAGCTCTAATCTCCATGCCCTTTTATCATCTTTGTCCTCTAATGCTTCGCGTAATGGATTTTACAACTCCCCAGCTAGTCGCACGGGGTCCGATATAGCTTATGGCTTGTTTTTATGCAGAGGAGATGTGTCACCTAATATTTGTCAAAATTGCGTGTCAACAGCTGGTAAAGAAATCTTGGAAACTTGTCCGAAAGAAAAAGTTGTTGTCATCTGGTACGACGAATGCTTGTTGCGTTACTCGAATCGATCCATCTTTGCCACAGAGGATCTATCAAGTGGATCCATT TGGAGTCATTTGGTCAATACGCAAAATGTTAGTGAACCGAAAAGGTTCTCGTCACTGCTCGGAAAAACGATGGATGAAATAGCAACTGTGGCTGCAAAGGAAAATGATCATTCGGGGAGAAAATTTGCTACTATAGAAGCCAATTTTTCATCACATGAGAAAGTTAATTCGCTTGCGCAATGCACTCCGGATCTGTCGGAGACTTCTTGTGATAATTGCTTGAGAGTTGCTATAGGGAATTTACCGAGTGATGGCAAGAAAGGCGGTAGAGTTATCTTCCCAAGCTGTAACATAAGGTACGAGATGTACCATTTCTACAACTCTACTGCTATCGCGCCACCACCTCCTCCACCAGTTCTCCATtctcctcttcctcctcctccgaTGTCCAATTCTACAAGCAGCGATAGAGGTAATTTCTTCACACATTGTTCTCTAATTGACTAG